Part of the Patescibacteria group bacterium genome is shown below.
ATCAGGCTGAAGCGGAAGAATTGAAAGAAAAATTTGAAGAAAGGGGATTGAGAATAGTGGAGCCGCTTCAAAAAGCTGATTTTTATATTATCAATGCCTGCGCCGTTACCCAAAAAGCGGAGAAAGAAACTCGGCAGCTTATTTCCCGAATCAAGCGGATGTTTCCTAAAACTTATTTGATAGTTGTTGGCTGTTTTCCTTCCATTCTCAGGCTTGATCGCGAATTTATCGGCAAGGTTGATAAATGGATTGATAACAAAAATAAAGAAAAAACCGACAAACTTATTTTGGGACAAATCATTAAAAAGAAGAAAGGCAAAAATGATTTAAAAAAGAAAACGAGAGCGTTTATTAAAATTCAGGATGGATGCCAAAATTATTGTTCTTATTGTATTGTTCCTTATTTGCGAAAAGAAATTTCAAACAAGCCGGCGCAAAAAATCATTCAGGAAATTAAAAATAGAGAAAAAAACGGCTGCCAGGAAATAGTTCTGGTCGGCACCAACATCGGCAACTACCGGATAGGGAAATATGATTTGAAGGATTTGTTAAAAGAAATTTTAAATAAAACCACCATCAAGAGAATAAGGCTTTCCTCGCTTTGGCCGACCTTAATTGACTCGGAGTTCGTCAAATTAATTCAGAATAATCCGAGAATTTGTCCGCACATTCATTTGTCAATTCAATCCGCTTCCGGCGAAGTTTTGGAAAAAATGAATCGCCCCTACAATCGCAAAGATTTGGAAAAAATAATAAAACAACTTAAACAGATTAAAGATATCAATCTCACGGCCGATATTATCGTCGGTTTCCCCGGAGAGAGCGAGAAAGATTTTCAAGAAACTTATAATTTCGTCAAATCAAGTCAATTTTTGAAAATTCATGTTTTTAAATTTTCCGCCCGCCCGGGCACCAAAGCTTCTCTTGTTGAAGACGAAATTTCGGATAAAATAAAAAAAACAAGAAGCAATAAATTGATTAAGCTCGGCGAGAAATTATCAGAAAAACAAAGGAAAATATTCATTAATTCAACTTCGGAAGCGTTGATTGAAAACAAAAGAAGCGAATATTGGCAAGGATATACCCCGAATTATCTCAAAGTTTTTTTCAAAAGTGGTAAAGATTTAACCAATCAAATAGTCAAAGTGAAATTAGTTAAATTTTATCAAGACGGTTTCATGGGCAAATTAATTTCTTTATGAAAATTACTAAAATTTACAAACGAGACGGAACAATAGTTCCATTTCATCAAATAAAGATTACCCATGCTATTTACAAGGCTGCCCAGGAAGCCGGGGGACATGATATGAATCTGGCGGAAAAACTTTCGGATATGGTGGTGGATATTGTGGAAAATCATTCGCCCGAAACCATTCCCACGGTTGAAGAAATTCAGGATATTGTTGAACAAGTTTTAATCAAAGAAGGGCATATTAAAACTTCAAAACTTTATATTTTATATCGTCAAAAACGCAAAGAACTGCGAGAAAAAAGAGACAAAAAGGAAATAGAGAATATACCTTATAAAACTATTTGGCAAAGCTTGGTTTGGAATTTGGAACATTCTTGCGACACAATCAGTAAATTAAACGAGCATGTTGAAGCTGGTACTTTTTCTCAATTAATAAAAGATTCAGAAGCAAGATATGACGAAGAGATTTCAAAAGTGGCGGCGTCAATAAAAGAAAATCTTAACAGAGTAAAATTATTGATTATCAGCGGCCCGTCTTCTTCCGGTAAAACCACCACCACTCAAAGAATTGCCGAAGAGCTCAAAAGAGAGGGGATGGATTTTATCAAGCTTACGGTGGATAATTATTTTTACAGTTTAAAATATCAATTAAAAGACGATTATAGCGATTATGATTTTGAAGGTCCTTATGCTTTGGATATCCCTTTGATCAATCAGCACTTGGCGGATTTATTAAGAGGAAAGGAAATTGACGTGCCAAGATATAATTTTCAATTGGGTTGCCGCGAAGAAAAAACCGATAAATTAAAACTTAAGGGCAATCAAATAATTTTAATAGATTCTCACTTCGGCATTTACGACAAATTAACCGAGATTGTGCCGGAAGATAAAAAATACAAGCTTTATTTGGAGACTCTTTGTCAATTGAGAGACAAAGACGGACAATTTGTCAGATGGACCGATATCAGATTATTGAGACGGATGATCAGGGATGTTCAATTCAGAGGTTATAATCCGAAAGAAACAATCGGACATTGGCATTACGTGCGGCAGGGAGAATTGAAAAATATTATTCCTTACATTCATACGGCTGATTACGTTTTTAACACCAGTCTGGCTTATGAACTGCCGATTTTAAAACATTGCCTTTTTAAATTTTTTCCGGAAATGATTGAAACTTATAAAAAAGATCCGAATCGTCAAGACGCTTATATTCGGGCTCAAAGAGTTTATGATTTATTGAAAGAAGTTAAAGAATTGTCGGACAAATCTTTAGTGCCTCAAAATTCAATTTTAAGAGAATTCATCGGCGATAATTAAAAATTAGTATTTAAAATAATATGCCAGGTAGTGGACTTTGACTTGTCCTCTCACAACTAAAAAGTTTTATCTGGTATATATTTTGCGCATCTAACATATTGTTGAAGATTTAATTTGTTGATTTTTGGTCGGACAAAAAAAATTCATAAAATAAAAAAGGTTTCCTAAAATAATTTAATTAATAACTTAAAACTTTGGTAATTTTACAAAAATTGTCAAAGTTCTACTACCTGGTATGGTTAAACCAACCGCTAAAATGCCCGCTCAACCAAGTGGGGCTCAATATCATATTAATTGTAAAAAAGGAGACTTGGCGCCATTCGTGCTTTTGCCCGGCGATCCGGGGAGAGTGGCGAAAGTGGCCAATCTTTGGGATAAGAAAAAAGAAATAGCCAATCATCGGGAATATCATTCCATGACCGGTGAATATAATGGCACAAAAATTTCTTGTCTTTCCACCGGCATCGGTTCGCCAT
Proteins encoded:
- the mtaB gene encoding tRNA (N(6)-L-threonylcarbamoyladenosine(37)-C(2))-methylthiotransferase MtaB; translated protein: MKTIAICTLGCKLNQAEAEELKEKFEERGLRIVEPLQKADFYIINACAVTQKAEKETRQLISRIKRMFPKTYLIVVGCFPSILRLDREFIGKVDKWIDNKNKEKTDKLILGQIIKKKKGKNDLKKKTRAFIKIQDGCQNYCSYCIVPYLRKEISNKPAQKIIQEIKNREKNGCQEIVLVGTNIGNYRIGKYDLKDLLKEILNKTTIKRIRLSSLWPTLIDSEFVKLIQNNPRICPHIHLSIQSASGEVLEKMNRPYNRKDLEKIIKQLKQIKDINLTADIIVGFPGESEKDFQETYNFVKSSQFLKIHVFKFSARPGTKASLVEDEISDKIKKTRSNKLIKLGEKLSEKQRKIFINSTSEALIENKRSEYWQGYTPNYLKVFFKSGKDLTNQIVKVKLVKFYQDGFMGKLISL
- a CDS encoding ATP cone domain-containing protein; its protein translation is MKITKIYKRDGTIVPFHQIKITHAIYKAAQEAGGHDMNLAEKLSDMVVDIVENHSPETIPTVEEIQDIVEQVLIKEGHIKTSKLYILYRQKRKELREKRDKKEIENIPYKTIWQSLVWNLEHSCDTISKLNEHVEAGTFSQLIKDSEARYDEEISKVAASIKENLNRVKLLIISGPSSSGKTTTTQRIAEELKREGMDFIKLTVDNYFYSLKYQLKDDYSDYDFEGPYALDIPLINQHLADLLRGKEIDVPRYNFQLGCREEKTDKLKLKGNQIILIDSHFGIYDKLTEIVPEDKKYKLYLETLCQLRDKDGQFVRWTDIRLLRRMIRDVQFRGYNPKETIGHWHYVRQGELKNIIPYIHTADYVFNTSLAYELPILKHCLFKFFPEMIETYKKDPNRQDAYIRAQRVYDLLKEVKELSDKSLVPQNSILREFIGDN